TTGGATCAATACATTTCACCTCCCTCTATTACGAAACTGcattttccaacaacaacaaaataacagccGTGGTGTCGAATGTCGGAGGGGATTTCTGCGCGCGCGAGGCTTCAAATCGCTTTTGGAAGATTCTTCTTTAGGGCTTTGAACCAAGACCCTCATTTGTCGATAATGTTCCTGTATCAAATACAGAATATGGCCCATCACTTCGAGCGCATCAAAAATGTCTTCTTTCCTCACTCTGTCCTCGTCCTCCTCGTCCTCATTGTCGTCGCTAtcgttggttggttggttgggaAGAGATTGAAATGGCGTGCAATTAGTCCCTGTTTGCGGAAACGGTCTGCTACTTTTCTTCCAGTTTCACGAATGCAGATCTTTTTGCATGGtctacaggttatgcaataaatgtcATTTGAAGAGATGTACGTAAAACGGTCTCGAGGTCTTCGTTCTTCGTTTTGAGTGAAAGGATACTAAGTCTTGATTCGTGCGAGAGtgcatttgaaagttcctggttggcTGTCAGATTATCGttcgcttctaactaaaaagttaccGATGTTTTTGTCGCCTTTGAATGATACAAATGGTAAAACTGAGAGAAATAGTTTGCTGGTTTCGGGGTCACTGCTGAGAggtttgaagtttttgagaatggTGTTTTTAAGTGCGACGTCTTGAAGGTGACGTGTGAGAATTGTTCTTTTTCTCCTGCGAAGTTGTAGTGCCATATTTTATTGCCCTGTCACCACTGGTATCGCAATGCACTAGCTGAAGGAAATACTACGCATTACTGGACCATCCTGGAGATAATGCTGTTTGATGCAACAATCCAACATGGCAAACCAATAGCACCTGTGGCAACAAAACCGTGTAATGAAAATCATGCATTGCGACTGAGCACCGACAATAACATTTTGAACTACAGTTACTAATAAGAAGTACCCACATAAAAGTCCAAAGAGGTATTTCAGGAGGTGCAGGTATTGgggtgcaaggatggcgcagtggtgagagcactcgcctcccaaaCAGGTATTTCAggaggtgcagggatggcgcagtggtgagagcactcgcctcccacagAGGTATTTCAGGAGGTGCAGGTATTTGGGTGCAGGTATTGGGGtacagggatggtgcagtggtgagtgCACTCGCCTCCCAAAGAGGTATTTCAGGAGGTGCAGGtattggggtgcagggatggtgcagtggtgagagcactcgcctcccactaatgtggcccgggttcgattcccagaatcGGCGTCATAATTATGTGGGTTCAGTTTGTTAGTaatctcttctctgcaccgagaggtttttatccacgtactccggttttccctcttctttgttaattgttaatttcagtttacagtccccaattagcgctccaacactagaacgactagacacttaaattttCCCTTCCTTCAGTCATACAAGGTCAAAGTGGGGATCTCTGAACTCGGTGCTGCCACTGAACTTCGAACCCCAGccgtctttaaataactgagaagaaagtgcttcCTTCGTAAGTCCACCTGCAAATCATAAGACTTTCAAGCCTTCTCAGATAGAGGACAATAAACAGTATGCCCTGTCTCATAACaccttttaaaaaataactCTGTGGAACgataaagaacccacacactgtttgagaagagtaggggacaaTCATGTAGTCCAccgtgttgtggtctggcctttgAGCATAAGTATAACATTACAGCAGGTTCACATCAGTTGTACAGCTGTcaatataattaacaattattctacaagGAAGCGCTcaatatgaagtgatagatcaTTTGTTAtcaaaaactgaactacggatatcagttttccagcattttcattggctcgctcgacacaggctatcagttcatattaTACTTGCtgtaccaaatatggtcaaggaacgcgtcagcaataaagcgagctgaaaacattttttgcagctctgagaaaaagtggccgacaaaagccaaataaaatcaacatggaagagttgttgatcctggagtttttaataaaacaattattctattcgGGCTtactggatataaaatgatgataaccaactcggcgcgtTATCTATCACTTTATATCAAGCGTGCCCTCGTAGAATATTTGCTAAATATTCAGCAAGCTCAAacagaataattgttttattaaaaactcgaCGATAaacaactcttccatgtataataattaagcaaagtacgatcgtccgggtgagtgtagtcctgagaaggactgtttgagatgacattgactgacgttttgacaacctgagcggaagtcatcttcagagtcaagtgatttgtgtaacgtcagtagataccaTAAgaacttaattatgatatgacttctgggttcaaaccatttacgatctTCCATGTATTGTCGACCAAAGCAACGACTTCTGCCTCCgacaattccggtccaaaacggcttttgtcggccatttttctcagagctgcaaatatgttttcagctcgctttaatttaatgctgacgcgttccttgaccatattaggtatatgaactgatagtcTGTGTCCGGCcggccaatgaaaatgctggaaatctgatatccgtagttcagtttttaataattattattatactaaCCTGTGCAtgttttttgtcaacaaaaacccTGGAAAAACGCTGAAACCTAAATGGACCTAACCCTATGATTAATCATTCGATAATTCAGGAAATTCAAGCACACAAAGGCTTTAACCAGGATCTTACCAGCAACTCCAGCAGGGAATGCTAAAATAGAATTGATGGGGTAGAACCACTCCACGGGTAGTACTGCTACTGGCTGCATCCTGTATTTCATTAGAAAAACAAGGTGGCAAATCCccttaaaaagaaataaatgaattggTTCACAAGGAGAATCCAACGTTCATACTTTTAATTAATATCTATTATCATGTAAGGAATGGTTACAAGCCAGGTTCATTTCAAATATGACACCGTTAATCTTCACCATAATTAACTTCATGTGGTTGGCCATCAAAAAGACATGATTGCAGATTTACAGCAACTCATAAATATTTACTGTACATGGTATCAGAGGTATTtcaatgcaaaagaaaaacaggGCAAGATCAGAAATCCTTCCACTTCCCCCCTTTGCCTTTCTGGGCACATACATGCCAGATTATGCACTTAACAAGATGCACGCAGATTTCGATAagcatcacgaagtgtccccttgctcttctcctcaacttcaacatcagttgtgtctcagaatacagacaattacaTGTAACGTCAAAGTgtcgtccccccccccccccacccccacccccctcaaaatgctgctcctcaaatAATGATAAACAGCCGTATTTACTTTAAGTGTTAAAAAATTCACCAACCTTTACCCTTCCCttcttgttggaaataggtagcaaaggcttagacttaaaatgacactttgtgttggatgtcaaaattgggcgtgcatgtAATTAAGCGCATTAATTTTCTGGACtaagtgtttcttttttgtgaaaaacCATTGCTTTCCTTTCCCTATTCGAGGACGATTAAATCGAAACTCACCAGAATTCCAAAGCAAATTAATGCTAATATTCTTCTTGTATAAGCTAACTTGTCACTTGTTTGTTTGGCTGCAAATGTACAACGAACACTGCTGAGCACGTTATTTTATCAACAGTTTTGAGAGTGTAAGTTGAGTGAGCAGGAAATTAAATCCTCGCACCTCCTTCTAGCCTCTCCCCTAAACCTTGAAGACTGGGAAAATACTGCCCATTAGAAAGGGAAAATATATGTctggtaataataattattgtgtacAATTGCAATCTCTTTCAGGGTCAGTAGTTCCTTCTGAACTAAAATCGTTAAACAAGTTTGGAatcttttaagaaaaataaaagttgCTTTACATTTTTATACCTCCCGAATAACTATGAAACATTTATAAATTTTTGACGTGTTATcaataaaagtatttttttcacTACAATACCTAGTCTTGAGAGGTCTTCTGTTAGctgatttatttttctgtcaAGTCGCATATATTTGGCAAATTCGTCCTTTAAAAGAAAGacaacattaaaaagaaaatgctttaaaGGGAAAAATAAGCTAAAACATTTGTACCTGTGGCCTAATCTTTGACTGATCATTTTTCAACACAATGATCACATCTTTGATCTCCATTTCTCTCCTGTCAGCTGCAGTGAGGAAACCAGCCAACttataaaaggaaaataaacaaagtgaGCTCACTGACTGTTAGCCTGAAAATAAAAGTTCTACAGATATAATATACTAATAATTGGTaagacaaataataattaaattactaaggagaaagtgctgtctctGTAATTacttctgcaaatggttagacttttaagtctCCTCAgacaaggactataaaccatacATCCTGTCTTTTAacccttgttcaaaaactctgtgggatgttaaagatcccacacacaaCCCTTCAAgatcccgtctcacaacccttcaatgctcataatcctgtgggacgtaaaagaacccgcacacttgtcgcaaagagtagggcatgaagttcccggtgttgtggtctgtcttctgtggtgtatcatgtttgggagggtaaatgctcggagatattagctacaccaagctactctaaaaatccgagggtaaataaagatatatgatatgatatgatatgactCGAAAAGAGCAGGGCACTCAGGTTCcgggtgttgtggtctggcctttcttcagcaatgtggttggCTTGGTGTAATCTcctgaatggactactgatcaatgagaccacataacaagagtagtcaaattgaaggagtccaagtgcaaACTGGTAAATACAGGATTGATTTGTTTTTCGGACTTTGATGCAATGTGGTTGGATTGGCGTAATCTCCTGAATGGACTACTTATTGATGAGACCACAGCAACAGACAGTAGTCccattgaaggagtccaagtgcaaACTGGTAAATGAAATGCCAATTATTTGTAGCAGCTGAACCTTCTGTTTGACCTCAAAGAGCATCCTTTCCCATGCGCCTGATTTAACTAAAGTTGTTTTCTTGGTCCTTATTGAAAGACATAGCTCCACTTTTTTTCCCTATTGATTTATTTCatgcttgggccataaatcaacagaAAAGACTCAGTTCACTCCACAACTTACAGTAATGACCTCAAGCTCAAGTAAGGGGACTGGGATGAACTCAGAAGTAATAGACCCGTATTAAATTTTTGCAGCCCTTTACATCAAACTGGGAGGAAATGCTTGGTACCTGGTTTTGGGACGAAAGCATGTGTTTGTCTAATAAATATACGGCTGAACCAAAAAGATACAGGCTTAAAATTTCTGGACCTGTCTGAGTTTTTGTTGTCATTAGCGACTTTCGGATTGGAGCACGAGAACAACTACGAGTTTTCTGTACTGAGCATGTGCATTAGGTTTAAAGAACGGAAAATTTCGAGATGTGTGCACTCGTAATTCAATCTAAAGGTCGCTATTTACATGAGAACGGTACCAACTCAGACCGGTGCGAGAGTTTCTCGTCTCCGCACAACCAAGATAAagtatgtttgtttgtttgttatttatttgtttgagcaggttgaagttttggcagctattcagctgatgtggacctgctatacccacccacccatatactcacagaggatgccacaacaccgggaacttcatcccctactcttttcgaatagtgtgtgcgTTTTTTAACGTCCCagagggaactaatgaacatgaaagatatttgtgagacggggtctacggtttatagtctatccgagaagacttaaaagtcttagccatttgcggatgtaattacaaaggccgCACTTTCTCGTcagagtgttggtccggccggagtcaaactcacgacctcccgcatggcaaccCGGTGCTCaagcaactgagccaccggtgcgcggtggacCATCAacgagttcgtcccggtctcatgttAATACCCCCTTTGTAAGAGATTGGGCAACCCTAGCTTAGCAACCATTTTCCTGCAGTCGGTAACCAAATTCTCAGACGGAGAAGAAGTGAAAATTATTACCACTTAAAAGTCTCGGAATTCGCATGTCGCATGTTCGGTGGTTTAACACCGAAACGGGATAAACTTTCAGAAAGCGTAACCATGAACGaataagaaaaacaacagttctTACCCAGTCGGCCAGTACTCTAGACAGTTTATATACAATCCGCATGAGAAAAACGTAGataaatacaaacaacaacaacgaggccgccattttgatggtCCTTACCAGTCTCTGCGGTCTCTGCGATACCCAGGCTCTTCGCGGACAAGAGTTTTTCAGGCCTGCAAACTCCTTCCTTAGCAGAAGAAGTTCATGGAGTACATTAAGtacagatggttttcaatcacgtgatgagacggccatgttcgTGCACAAAACAccagcaaattatggctcatgttttgcattacaaTAGAGTCAAAATCCTAGAAGACTTTTTTcttattgttctgtgcaccaacattgCTGCTATAACTCCACTGAGGTGAAAGCCATCTATATGCAAGCGTGAATAAGACCCTGTTTATATGAAgtaaagttgtcccgggtaagAGGGTCATCCTCTCAGCCGAGTCAACTTTAGCGAGTGTATATATGAGAAAAAACTTACCCTTTCGCCCGAGTCAAGAGCTGCCACTTCAATTTCGATCATATCAGGAGACTGGAAGACAGCACTCGCGCATGCTCTCGTTATCTTGCCTTGACCGAGTTGACCCGGCTAGGTGTGTCAACCTTCTGGCCGAGCCAACTCTTTTTCTCATATAAACGGTTCGCAGCGTGTTATAAGCAAATGTAAGAAAAGTTGGCTTGCCTAGGGTAGCTAGGGTAGGCGAGTGACCCTTCTCTCACAGAAGCCGGCTACTTTTTTTCCGTAAACTGAAGTAATTAAAGACACTTTATTTCAAACttaatattaaaattcattttcacAATGACAAGAGTAGATTGCTCTACTCAAACCAGCCGCCAAcataaaattttatttctgtCAACGATTGGTTTTTGAAGCCCAATCAATTGTGTATTGGTAAGataatggtttgacactgactagttTTTTGATGTTTCGTGCAAGACGTTTCGGCTGTTGCTTAAACTGATGAAGGCTGAAGCACCTACACTTACATTAACACAGTCCTTGTTTGAAATTGCACAAGAAACATAGAAATATACGTTTATCTTTTTCAAAATCTCTTATCCCCAGACTACCCCGGAAAGGGTCCGCCCAATTCTCTGAGCCCCGTTGACCAAATTCTGCACCCGCCCCAGGGTCGTAACATTGTATTGCGCACGTATAAAAAGTAAAGCTACATAatagttaagatataatttacTACCAGATATCGATAAATTTTCGATTTGTCAAGACTGGGCTTGCAAGAGGTAAATATCATTATTTAATTCTCAGCCTCGGTTAATTAATGCATTTCCCttgctctgattggcttactcaatctcggtttataatatcagctcatataccttagtttgaccttacatGGCAAATGagtgcgctaagcgttgctaagctaaaaatattTTCACAGGAAAGCGAAAGTTCTCTCTgaatataaaagcaaaaaatagaaaataaaaacgttttgtgGAACGTTctgatcaattccgacgtttgtTATGAGCCTGCGTCtatctgaccaccaggtattacacaatatcgcatcttcatcaagtctTTTccatttcgctaggattttctcgcctttttttgctcgtattttgtacttccaaacttttggagtttaaggaatttaaaaaaaacaattattccattcgcgcttgttggatatgagactggttatagctctttaccatctcatatccaacgcgcgctcatggaataattgttcatTCACACCCCAAACAAACCTTGCGTATTGATGACGTAAAAGCACGCAAAGTTTGACTTTCGTAAGTGTGAGAATATAAATATTCAGAGTGGAACAAATGAAATGTTTCACTTCTGCCCGAAGCTCTTATTTTCCTCGTCATGCAGAGCGAGCGATTTTTAAAATCTACTGTCAAATGTCTGTTTTTGTATAATAAGAATAATGGGAGGCAATTTCTATAGGACTGAGTAACGACTATGTGTATCAATGTCTTAATGGCTGAAATTAGAGCATTTAGCTGTAGTGTGAAGTATTTTACTTAAAACATTATTATTCGGACAGGCGTAGCTGAGGAGCTTAAACTTAAATTAAGATAAGATAATCAATTTCACAAGTTGATCGCTTAAGAGCAGTATCGTAAAAGCACCTTTTACTACTGAATTAATGCACGGAACACGAATAAGGCTCTGAATTGAATAACTCTTAGCTGCAGGGGAAGCTGTAGTGCCAACATTTACCAGTTACAAGTAATTATGTGAACATTTTCAACCAATCCGGCAGAtctttaaaaatttttaatTAAGGCTCAAATAAACATTCACTATGACAGGTTAGATTATGAAAGCGTAGCGCGAGATTTGTGAGTCAGTATTATGTCATTTATGTCAATCAAATGTGCCCCGAATGAGCTCGGTGCACAAGATGAGTTGCCACAACAATTCCTCAGTTATTTAGTATTTGCCCTCAAACGATCGAGCCAGAGTCAAACACCAGTCTTGAAAATGGCAGGCACTACACTCTGTATACCTTAACCACACTGAATACAGAACTCATTGTCGCTCTTCATTTTGATCAACTTACAGCAGGCGAGCTATTCAGAGAATTCAGGTAGGAATATGCTTTACAAATTAACTTTAATTGGAAGGGCTTTCACTATGAAGTTGAAAACTGCTTATGCTGACATGTTCTTGCGTTATAACTGAGAACTTCACAAACATTAATTATTTAAGTCCTCTTTAAGTATCTACCAAATACAGGTCGAAGGGAGGCTTGTCTGGTAGGATTCCCGTCCGCTAAGGTTTCAAATAGGGCGCGATTATCAGTTTTCTTAATTGTACTAAAACTTatgaaggaaagaaatgtttatttgaagAGCGGATTATACacgaaagattgaagtgatgcTCTCACTTATcaagacaatttaagcaattgtctcttatagacaacgGAAAAATTCAGGTGTCTTCAAGGGAATTCGAACCAATGACCTCTGCGAttccggtgcaatgctctaccaacagCGGCAATAAACTGaactgctcccaactgtgtggcttcatagctcacgGTTCCTTTGTTTACTTTCCTCAGCAATAAGTAACATTACTTTGTGGAGCTGATAACAATCGTTCAATGACTTCACGCAAATaacttgatgatgatgaaaaatgTCAGGCTTCCATCGATTTGAGAAGCGGAATGGCCCTTAGTCATATTATTTTCTTAACATTTTACAGTGCATTTACATTGCGTAAGAGTCCGCATTTAAGAAAGTAACCTATGTAGTCTTTCTTGCATAGGTATCTGTGGGAATGAACACATGCACTTTCTTACCTATGAATCATCATGATGACTTATTTATAGGTTGTGATGAATCGTCGTACACGGCACACCCTCGTTGCTTTTCTCTACACTGTTTTTTTGGTAAATGCGGACAACTCCAGATCAAAAGTTACAGAAAACCGGCATGAGTTTGGTAAGTCATGTCTGTTTATGTCTCGTCCATGAATCACTTTacactttttttacattttagacTCTCACTTCAATTGCAAATATTATATTCAGTCGCAAGGAAAAGTAAAACTGAGAAAGAACCGAAGAGTTTCATGTTTTTGATCAGTGcagtttaatttatttaaataacTACACAATTCTCTTGATACTGCCAACCTGGGAGTTTCGATCTGATAAAGACCAATATCTTGTATTCTTCATTTCACCTTTCAATAAAAACGAGAAACGTCATCTCTCTCTCTCAAATTCGATAAGAGTTTGCAAATGCGCATTTTCAAACGTCATGTACCCCGTACTAATGTGAATCAGCATAGTAAAAAAAGGGTATCCCGCAACAATTTTACAAACAATGAGAACGAAAGACCAAACTAAGCTTCAATGCACGCTTTGTTTGTTCTAGAGTTGCGGCGATAGCTCTCGCGGTACCCGCGTATGTTGTCCAGATTTAATCCACGACGATGCCATGTGGGATATACGTTGCGTTATAAATTCTCTACTCTGCGCCAAGTATTTTTGCCGGCGCTCTGTTTTCTCAGTTTATAGCCATAATAATCAACATTACTTTAATGCACGTCACCCTCTttaaacaacaagaacaacagcaaaaacccTAAGAGAAATGTAGCACATTAGGAAACGAAAAACGAGGTTTGCACATCACGACCAAGTCACTAGTCCTTTtgatttttcatcatttatCTCTCCTGTTAGCTTTCAtttaagtatttttttgtttttatcaacAGACTCGCCTTGTCCTGTGACTTACTCAAAGCAAGGTTGTTTTAGCGACAAGAGAAAACCGTCACTCAGGGCAATGAGTGAATTATTGTTTCAAGATCGTTATAAAGGCAGAGGATTCAGCGGCCAAAGAGTAAACTGGACAGAATGGAATACATACCTACCAGGGTAagtgtgaagaaaaaaaaaaagaaaaaaaaaaccaacactaCCAACAGCAAGGTTGTAATTATTAATTCACAAAATGCATCTAAATATTACAAGATTTACATCCTAAACAACTTGGAATGATCACGATGCGAGACGATTACAATTGCAGGAAGACGCCTTTTCATTGTAGAAAGACGGTcgctttgccgttctcgtcaaTAGGGAGCTTCAGCACgaaacgtttttgagacgcggacggctaCCGGAAAAGAAAAATTCGCATGTCAGGAGGAAgaatacttagcaatataaatgtggttgtatgaagacaagttaaaagggaaaacagctcacttctggttCCTGTCCACGTCTCAAAAAGATCGTGCGTttaattaagctccctaaatcactaataatagggagcttaagcaacgacaacggcgaagGCAAAGAGAACGTCATCTTCAAATATAtattcgcgttattttaatcacttattgactatttcaacctttttaatacgACAAGGGTGTGATAGTTCCTAAAAAATGACTCTGGTctgaacggcgcttaatttaggggagaaaatgaaaatttatcctcgaGCGCTGACGTTCTCCCTAAAACTGACCTCAAATTAGGTCATTTGACGTtcttgttttgctgacgacggcaaagaaatggacaaaagtggaaaacgcacgtgcagagcgtgcaaagctattgtttttgcccactaaattctcgttgccgtcgcacttgtcgttgcttaagctccctaatattctTGCGTATGCTCCTTCAATTCGTGGTTGACCACCTGAGCGGGGATTGCGAAATCTCCCCCTCCCAAAATTTGTATGAACCGTGGG
Above is a window of Montipora capricornis isolate CH-2021 chromosome 6, ASM3666992v2, whole genome shotgun sequence DNA encoding:
- the LOC138054450 gene encoding guided entry of tail-anchored proteins factor 1-like; translation: MAASLLLFVFIYVFLMRIVYKLSRVLADWLAGFLTAADRREMEIKDVIIVLKNDQSKIRPQDEFAKYMRLDRKINQLTEDLSRLAKQTSDKLAYTRRILALICFGILGICHLVFLMKYRMQPVAVLPVEWFYPINSILAFPAGVAGAIGLPCWIVASNSIISRMVQ